The following is a genomic window from Verrucosispora sp. WMMD573.
CCTGGTCACCCCGATCGTGACGAACGCCAAGAAGGCGGCCGACTCGCTGGAGTGGGTCGTCCGTGAGATGGACATGCGCTACGACGACCTCGCCGCGAACGGGGTCCGGCACATCGACGACTTCAACCGCAAGGTGCGCAACGGCGAGATCAAGGCGCCACCGGGTAGCGAGCGCGAGATGCGTCCGTACCCGTACCTGCTGGTGATCGTGGACGAGTTGGCCGACCTCATGATGGTCGCCCCCCGCGACGTCGAGGACTCGATCGTGCGGATCACGCAGCTGGCCCGGGCCGCCGGCATTCACCTGGTGCTCGCCACCCAACGGCCCTCGGTCGACGTGGTGACCGGCCTGATCAAGGCCAACGTGCCGTCCCGGCTGGCGTTCGCCACCTCGTCCCTGGCCGACTCTCGGGTCATCCTCGACCAGCCGGGCGCGGAGAAGCTGCTCGGCCGGGGCGACGGGCTGTTCCTGCCGATGGGCGCCTCGAAGCCGGTGCGGATCCAGGGCGCCTGGGTCACCGAGCGCGAGATCAACGACGTGGTCAAGTTCTGCAAGGACCAGCGTGAGCCGGAGTTCCGCCCGGACGTGCTCACCCCCGCGCAGGACAGCAAGAAGAAGATCGACGAGGACATCGGCGACGACCTGGACCTGCTGGTGCAGGCGGTCGAACTCGTGGTCACCTCGCAGTTCGGCTCGACCTCGATGCTGCAACGCAAGCTGCGGGTCGGCTTCGCCAAGGCGGGCCGGCTGATGGACCTGATGGAGACCCGGGGCGTGGTCGGCCCGTCGGAGGGCTCCAAGGCGCGCGACGTGCTGGTCAAGCCGGACGAGCTGGAAGAGGTCCTGGAGGACCTGCGGGGCGGCGATGGCTGAGCCGACGTCCCTGCCCAGCTGGCCGTCGGCCCGGCGACCCTCTGGGTGTGCGGATGGCGATCGTCCGCGACCCGGACGGGGACCGGGTCCTGATCGCCGACCACGGCTGACCAACCTTCGTTACTCAAGGTGAATTCCTGCCCGGGAACTCACCTACCCCTCTGCTCCCTTTGCTCTGCTTCAATATACGCAACGGTTACCGAAGGTAATGATCGATTGTCTGCTGGCGGCGGATGCGTTTTTATCGCCCCAGCTCAGAAGCTGTTGCGTGGGTTGAAGCAGAGCAAAGCGGTGGAAGGGGTAAGGGGCGGCTACCCCGCTGGCGCTACGGTTCGTGTTCAGCCGACGATGTTGCTGTCCGTAGCGGTGCTCGGCCGGGCTTCTTGGTAGCGGAACAGTCGTGCGGGGACGAGGGTGGGACGTCGACGCAGGGGTGGAAGAGGTCATGAAGATGGCCCGCCGCGGGAATGCGGCGGGCCATCGAAATAGCCGGGGATCAGAGGGCGCTGAGGATCAGCATGCTCAGCAGCATGGCGACCACGTTGGCCGCGGCGGCGTACCAGCCGAGCGGCTTGTCACCGAGCACCGCGCCGACGACGCCGAGGACCAGACCGATGACTCCGAAGAGGATCGGGTTGAGTAGCAGCGCGAGTACCGCGCACACGAAACCCACGATGGTGCAGATGCGGGCGGCGCTGGTCGAGCGGACGGTGCCGGTGGCCATGTCTTCCTCCAAGGGGACGAGTCTCAGGTCTGCTGACCGGATCTCTACCCACTACGGACGATCGCCACGCACACCCGCCCGCGAGTCAGTGGAATAGCTTGAGGCCGATCACTCCGGCCACCACCAGCAGCAGGCTGAGCAGGCGGGGCAGGTTGGCCGGTTCGCCGAGCGCCACCATGCCGACGACGGCGGTGCCGACCGCGCCGATGCCGACCCACACGGCGTAGCCGGTACCGACCGGGATCTCCCGCAGCGCGTACGCCAGGCCGGCCATGCTCAGCACCAGCGTGACCGCGAAGACCACCGAGGGGACGGGTCGGGTGAAGCCGGCGGAGCGGTCCAGGGCGATCGCCCAGGCCGTTTCGAGCAGTCCGGAGAGCACCAGCACGATCCAGGCCATCGGGTCACCTCTTCAGGGGTGGCCCGGCCACCGGGGCCGGGACGAGTCGGGTCGGTCTTCCGGGGCGTCTTGGCCTGACCGGGTACGCCCACGACTCGTCCGGGGCGGCCACGCGGACCGCCGAAACCGACCGTAGCACCGGGCGCGGGTCGTCCGGGTGAGACGGATCACCCCGGATGGACCTCAAGTCCGCTTCAAGCTGCACCATGGACGCGTGACCGTGCTCATCTCCGATTCGGAGGTCGCCGCCGCGCTGGACGCAGCGACCTCGGTCGACGCGATGCGTCAGGCCCTGCTCGCCGCGTACCACGGGCGGCTCGTCGCCCCGCCCCGGGCCGCCGCGTCGCTCGGCGCCGGCCGGATGGTGCTCACCGCCGGCCACCTGGTGGGGCAGTGGTACGGATACCGGGCGTACGACACGTTCGGGCACCCGGAGACCGAGCAGGTGGTGGTGCTGCACGACGGGCGGACCGGGGCGGTACGGGCCGTGGCCGTGGGGGAGGAACTGGGTTCCCGGCGCACCGGCGCGCTGGGCGGGGTGGCGGTGGACGTGCTGGCCCGCGAGGACGCGGTCACCGTCGGCGTGATCGGCGCCGGCGGTCAGGCGTGGACCCAGGTCTGGGCCGCCGCCGCGGTGCGACGCCTGCGGGAGGTGACCGTACACAGCCGCTCGGCGGCGCGTCGGGAGGCGTTCGCCGCCCGGGTGCGGGCCGAACTCGGCATCCCGGCCCGCGCGGTGGACACCGCCCGCGAGGCGGTACGCGACCGGGACGTGGTGGTGTTGGCCACCAGCAGCCCGACACCGGTGCTGAGCGCCGCCGACCTGAGCCCCGGAACCCACGTCAACGCGGTCGGCTTCAAACAGGTGGACCGCGCGGAGTTCGGCACCGACCTGCTCGACGCCGCCACCGTGCTGGCCAGTGACTCGGTGCCGCAGGCGCGGTCGTACGCCCCGCCGATGCTCGCCGCGCTGCCGCCGTACGCCTCCCGGCTGCGCGACCTGGGCGCGGTGCTGGCGGGCATGGCACCCGGCCGCACCGGTGCGGACCAGATCTCGGTCTTCTGCTCGGTCGGTCTGGCCGGCACCGAGGTCTTCCTGCTCGACCGCGTGGTCCGGATCCTCGCCACGGCGGTCTGACCCGACCGGCTCAGACCGCCGTCGCCGGTGCGGGCACCGCCGCCCGGTACCCTCGGATGGTGTCTGCCACCTCCTCACCTTCCCCCGATGGTCGCCGGGTCGCACTGCTGACCCTGGGCTGTGCCCGCAACGAGGTCGACTCGGAGGAACTGGCCGCCCGCCTGCACGCCGACGGCTGGCAGGTGACCACCGACGGCGAGGGCGCCGACGTGGTGGTCGTCAACACCTGCGGCTTCGTGGAGAAGGCCAAGCAGGATTCCATCCAGACGCTGCTGGCCGCCGCCGACACCGGGGCGAAGGTGGTGGCCGCCGGCTGCATGGCCGAGCGGTACGGCCGGGAACTGGCCGACAGCCTCCCCGAGGCGCAGGCGGTGCTCAGCTTCGACGACTACCCCGACATCGCCGCTCGGCTGGACGCGGTGGTGGCCGGCCGGGAGGTTGCCGCGCACACCCCCCGCGACCGGCGTGAACTGCTGCCCCTGACCCCCGTCGCGCGCCGGGACAGCGCGGTCTCCCTGCCCGGGCACGGCCGCGGCACCGACGTCGACGAGCACACCCCGGCCCACCTGCGTACGGTGCTGCGTCGCCGGTTGGACAGCGGACCGGTGGCCTCGCTCAAGCTGGCCAGCGGCTGCGACCGGCGCTGTGCGTTCTGCGCCATCCCCGCCTTCCGGGGTGCCTTCGTCTCGCGTACCCCCGACGAGCTGCTCGCCGAGGCCGAGTGGCTGGCCAAGAGCGGCGTCCGGGAACTCGTACTGGTCAGCGAGAACTCGACCTCCTACGGCAAGGACCTGGGCGACCCGCGCGCGCTGGAGAAGCTGCTGCCCCAGCTCGCCGCCGTCGATGGCATCGTGCGGGTACGGGCCAGCTACCTCCAGCCCGCCGAGACAAGGCCCGGGCTGATCGAGGCGATCGCCGGCACGCCGGGGGTGGCACCCTACTTCGACCTGTCGTTCCAGCACTCCAGCGAGCCGGTGCTGCGCCGGATGC
Proteins encoded in this region:
- a CDS encoding SMR family transporter — its product is MAWIVLVLSGLLETAWAIALDRSAGFTRPVPSVVFAVTLVLSMAGLAYALREIPVGTGYAVWVGIGAVGTAVVGMVALGEPANLPRLLSLLLVVAGVIGLKLFH
- a CDS encoding ornithine cyclodeaminase family protein, whose product is MTVLISDSEVAAALDAATSVDAMRQALLAAYHGRLVAPPRAAASLGAGRMVLTAGHLVGQWYGYRAYDTFGHPETEQVVVLHDGRTGAVRAVAVGEELGSRRTGALGGVAVDVLAREDAVTVGVIGAGGQAWTQVWAAAAVRRLREVTVHSRSAARREAFAARVRAELGIPARAVDTAREAVRDRDVVVLATSSPTPVLSAADLSPGTHVNAVGFKQVDRAEFGTDLLDAATVLASDSVPQARSYAPPMLAALPPYASRLRDLGAVLAGMAPGRTGADQISVFCSVGLAGTEVFLLDRVVRILATAV
- the rimO gene encoding 30S ribosomal protein S12 methylthiotransferase RimO, which encodes MVSATSSPSPDGRRVALLTLGCARNEVDSEELAARLHADGWQVTTDGEGADVVVVNTCGFVEKAKQDSIQTLLAAADTGAKVVAAGCMAERYGRELADSLPEAQAVLSFDDYPDIAARLDAVVAGREVAAHTPRDRRELLPLTPVARRDSAVSLPGHGRGTDVDEHTPAHLRTVLRRRLDSGPVASLKLASGCDRRCAFCAIPAFRGAFVSRTPDELLAEAEWLAKSGVRELVLVSENSTSYGKDLGDPRALEKLLPQLAAVDGIVRVRASYLQPAETRPGLIEAIAGTPGVAPYFDLSFQHSSEPVLRRMRRFGSTDRFLELLGTARQLAPEAGARSNFIVGFPGETRGDVDELVRFLTEARLDAIGVFDYSDEDGTEAAGLSGKVSTATIKRRYDRLSALADELCSQRAEDRLGSTVEVLVDSVDDGVVEGRAAHQAPEVDGSTTLVAPDGGGVDLTALRPGDLVRATVTGTEGVDLLAVPDEMISAAPGAAR